One Mugil cephalus isolate CIBA_MC_2020 chromosome 12, CIBA_Mcephalus_1.1, whole genome shotgun sequence DNA segment encodes these proteins:
- the sucla2 gene encoding succinate--CoA ligase [ADP-forming] subunit beta, mitochondrial, whose amino-acid sequence MRVIHTSAVEGDMATSLICSRLTASLRTSGARNTISTASKVLGGSSGVFGGHVSQLQPPHLQQQQRNLSLHEYMSIGLLKEAGISVPAGLVASSPDEAYSVAKEIGSKDLVVKAQVLAGGRGKGTFEGGLKGGVRIVYSPEEARDISSQMIGRKLYTKQTGEAGRICNQVFICERRYPRREYYFAITMERSFQGPVLIGSSQGGVNIEDVAAENPDAIVKEPIDIVQGIKMEQAVKVAEKMGFPPALVNEAAENMIKLYNLFIKYDASMVEINPMVEDSSGIVMCMDAKINFDSNAAYRQQKVFEMRDWSQEDPRDRQAAKADLNYIGLDGTIGCLVNGAGLAMATMDIIKLHGGTPANFLDVGGGATAHQVTEAFKLITSDRKVQAILVNIFGGIMRCDVIAQGIIMAVRDLDLKIPIVVRLQGTRVDDAKALIAASPLKILACDDLDEAAKMVVKLSEIVSLAKEAQVDITFQLPI is encoded by the exons ATGCGCGTTATTCACACCTCTGCTGTAGAGGGAGACATGGCGACGTCCCTGATCTGTAGCCGTTTGACGGCTAGCCTGAGAACTTCAGGGGCCAGAAACACTATCAGCACAGCTTCcaag GTGCTCGGCGGTTCCTCTGGTGTGTTCGGAGGCCATGTGTCCCAGCTGCAGCCCcctcacctgcagcagcagcagaggaaccTCTCCCTGCACGAGTACATGAGCATCGGCCTGCTGAAAGAGGCTGGCATCTCTGTGCCGGCTGGCTTGGTGGCCAGCTCCCCGGACGAGGCCTACTCTGTGGCCAAGGAGATCG gttCAAAGGACCTGGTCGTGAAAGCTCAGGTTCTGGCTGGCGGCAGAGGGAAGGGGACGTTTGAGGGCGGACTGAAGGGAGGAGTGAGGATCGTCTACTC ACCAGAGGAGGCCCGAGACATTTCATCCCAGATGATTGGTCGGAAGCTGTACACAAAGCAGACCGGGGAGGCAGGCCGTATCTGCAACCAGGTGTTCATCTGCGAGCGCAGGTACCCACGCAGAGAGTACTACTTCGCCATCACTATGGAGAGGTCCTTTCAG GGCCCGGTGTTGATTGGCAGCTCACAGGGGGGCGTGAACATCGAGGATGTTGCAGCAGAAAATCCAGACGCCATTGTGAAGGAGCCCATCGACATCGTGCAAGGCATCAAGATGGAGCAGGCCGTCAAG GTCGCTGAGAAGATGGGCTTCCCGCCAGCACTGGTGAATGAGGCAGCTGAGAACATGATCAAACTGTACAATCTGTTCATCAAGTATGACGCCTCCATGGTTGAGATCAACCCCATGGTGGAGGACTCCTCTGGCATCG TGATGTGCATGGATGCTAAGATCAACTTTGACTCCAACGCGGCGTACCGCCAGCAGAAGGTGTTTGAGATGCGGGACTGGAGTCAGGAAGACCCGCGGGACCGTCAGGCTGCTAAAGCCGACCTCAACTACATTGGCCTGGATGGAACTATTGGATGTCTGG TAAATGGAGCCGGTCTGGCCATGGCCACCATGGACATCATCAAGCTCCATGGCGGCACACCGGCTAACTTTCTGGATGTAGGCGGAGGAGCCACAGCTCATCAGGTGACCGAGGCCTTCAAGCTCATCACCTCTGACAGGAAG GTTCAGGCCATCCTCGTCAACATCTTCGGAGGCATCATGAGGTGTGATGTCATCGCTCAGGGCATCATCATGGCTGTGAGAGACCTGGACCTCAAGATTCCCATCGTAGTACGGTTACAAG GGACGAGAGTGGATGACGCCAAAGCCCTAATTGCTGCCAGCCCACTGAAAATCCTGGCCTGTGACGACCTGGACGAGGCCGCCAAAATg GTTGTAAAGCTTTCTGAAATCGTCTCTTTGGCGAAGGAAGCTCAAGTGGACATCACCTTCCAGTTGCccatctag
- the med4 gene encoding mediator of RNA polymerase II transcription subunit 4: MAAVAEKSTKERLLAVLDDLEVLSRELIEMLALSRSQKLPQPGEDTQILELLVQRDREFQELMEVARQQGKVHQEMQLLEKEVEKRDSDIQQLQKQLKEAEHILATAVYQAKEKLKSIDKARKGSISSEEIIKYAHRISASNAVCAPLNWVPGDPRRPYPTDLEMRSGMLGHMANLPTNGVNGHLPGDALAAGRLPDVLTPHYPWPSSDVSAGMLPPHHGNDFGLEPPGHNKENEDDVEAMSTDSSSSSSDSD, encoded by the exons ATGGCGGCGGTGGCAGAGAAATCTACAAAAGAGCGGTTGCTGGCTGTTTTGGATGATTTGGAAGTGTTATCCCG AGAGCTGATAGAGATGCTGGCTCTGTCCAGGAGTCAGAAACTACCACAGCCTGGAGAGgacacacag ATCCTGGAGCTGCTGGTGCAGAGGGACAGGGAGTttcaggagctgatggaggtggCTCGGCAGCAGGGGAAGGTTCACCAGGAAAtgcagctgctggagaaggaggtggagaagagagACAGCGACATCCAGCAGCTCCAGAAGCAGCTGAAGGAGGCAGAACACATCCTG gctacAGCTGTTTACCAAGCGAAAGAGAAACTCAAATCAATTGACAAAGCCAGAAAAG ggAGCATCTCGTCAGAAGAAATCATCAAGTATGCTCACAGAATCAGTGCCAGTAACGCCGTGTGTGCTCCCCTCAACTGGGTGCCAG GCGATCCACGCAGACCCTACCCTACCGACTTGGAAATGCGAAGTGGGATGCTTGGTCACATGGCCAACCTGCCGACCAATGGCGTGAATGGACACTTGCCAGGTGATGCTCTGGCTGCTGGACGGTTACCAG ATGTCCTGACGCCTCACTACCCGTGGCCGTCCTCGGACGTTTCGGCGGGGATGCTTCCGCCTCACCATGGCAACGACTTCGGCCTGGAGCCTCCTGGTCACAACAAGGAGAACGAGGACGACGTAGAGGCCATGTCGACCgactcctccagcagcagcagcgactcGGACTGA